One Calditrichia bacterium DNA window includes the following coding sequences:
- a CDS encoding Hpt domain-containing protein has translation MNEEQFENTFVEEATELLEDLEEALLLLEETPNDADLVQRVFRAMHTIKGAAGMFGFAEISTFTHEIESAYEMVRSGNLNISKSLIDITLQSLDVIRAMLGGQTEASLENKAITSVLQQIRAGGNDVTTAQTMPQPELVPTNQQSEPNMQYLRILFSPHPNLLMNGTNVTILFEELRELGECIIQANTHKIPDLEAIDPVSCYTYWDILLRTTEPIETVRSVFVFVEEDCELKIETEEADSKPAQPSISVNDIINWDLPASKFLSSDEDLEILQDFIYESLEGLERAEHTFKEWESSGHSEPLNVTEIDSLFRCFHSLKGSAAFLELFSIVTITHEVENLLDSIRKSEIKLSNDNVLGFIKLIDFFKLYLNALKNHESVSRFEAEEDYYVQLFQSLRNMPDLLPDPDDDDLPEDTAETASQNSNFEQQRMVTNESFITPEMRKQFVIESRELLEEIESALLELETVPGDRELASGAFRAVHSIKGNAGLFGCHDIAIICHHIENFLDMVRSREIVATEQHFSFLLQVLDFVRIGLDNFEYDDKNVIDGISGIIGLIEEGLGKPSTDKIPQPQPILNAEVLSQNEDEKIVPASDTTPQINAIKTSQQVPPVAAAPAEKSPPSRPIFAEQQPATPTATVATAMVNKVKTGIAVTVASKTKPVTSGIAKTGSEVIRVDVAKLNELMDLVGEIVIAESMVAQHPEIVGRDLPGFEKAVMHLQKNIRSLQEMATAMRMIPLAGLFKRMIRLVRDVSNKVGKSVNLEILGGETEVDRTVIETISDPLVHIIRNSIDHGIEMPDVRRKSGKKPTGTVVLEAKQVGSEILIFIRDDGHGLNRDKILTKARERGLITGNDADMPDSSVWPLIFKPGFSTAEKLTDLSGRGVGMDVVLKNIESIRGRVDVESEAGKGTSIILRIPLTTAIVDGMQMRVGDAIYALPMMDIRESLQITPDNIVTLINGEEMVKIRNNLYPVLRIHELHNIKNSCRKLNEGLVVLAESSGKSVCLFVDELIGQKQLVIKPLPDYSGNVRGVSGCTILGDGDICLILDVASLIKYIHGSN, from the coding sequence ATGAACGAAGAACAATTTGAAAATACATTTGTCGAAGAAGCGACAGAGCTTCTGGAAGACCTTGAAGAAGCTTTGTTGCTATTGGAAGAAACGCCCAATGATGCCGATTTGGTGCAACGGGTGTTCCGCGCTATGCACACGATAAAAGGTGCAGCGGGGATGTTCGGATTTGCCGAAATTTCTACCTTTACCCACGAAATTGAATCCGCGTACGAAATGGTCCGTTCGGGAAATTTGAACATCTCTAAATCGCTAATTGATATAACGTTACAATCGCTTGATGTGATTCGCGCAATGTTGGGCGGCCAAACAGAAGCATCGTTGGAAAACAAGGCTATTACCTCCGTTTTGCAACAGATTCGTGCTGGAGGAAACGATGTTACGACTGCTCAAACGATGCCCCAACCGGAGCTAGTACCAACCAACCAGCAAAGTGAGCCCAATATGCAATACCTGCGAATATTGTTTTCTCCGCACCCAAATTTGCTGATGAATGGAACCAATGTTACCATTTTGTTTGAAGAATTGCGGGAGCTTGGCGAATGCATTATTCAGGCGAATACGCATAAAATACCGGATCTGGAAGCTATCGACCCGGTGAGTTGCTATACCTATTGGGATATTTTGCTGCGGACAACCGAGCCAATCGAAACAGTGCGCAGCGTTTTTGTTTTTGTGGAAGAAGATTGTGAACTGAAAATCGAAACCGAAGAAGCCGATTCGAAACCGGCACAGCCATCTATCTCCGTAAACGATATTATTAACTGGGATTTACCAGCCTCAAAATTTCTCTCATCTGATGAAGATCTGGAAATTTTACAAGATTTTATTTATGAAAGCCTGGAAGGACTGGAACGCGCAGAGCACACGTTTAAGGAGTGGGAATCATCTGGTCATAGCGAACCGTTAAATGTAACTGAAATTGATTCACTCTTTCGCTGCTTCCATTCGCTTAAAGGCAGTGCCGCATTTCTGGAACTGTTTTCTATTGTTACCATCACACACGAAGTCGAAAATTTGCTGGACAGCATCCGGAAATCGGAAATTAAACTTTCAAATGACAATGTTTTGGGATTTATCAAACTGATCGATTTTTTCAAATTGTATCTGAACGCGTTGAAAAATCACGAAAGCGTTTCCCGGTTTGAAGCGGAAGAGGATTATTACGTTCAACTGTTCCAGAGTTTAAGAAATATGCCGGATTTATTACCCGATCCGGATGATGACGACTTGCCGGAAGATACCGCAGAAACAGCGTCGCAAAATAGCAACTTTGAACAACAGCGCATGGTGACAAACGAATCGTTTATCACGCCGGAAATGCGTAAACAATTTGTTATCGAAAGCCGCGAATTGTTGGAAGAAATCGAATCCGCTTTACTGGAACTGGAAACCGTTCCCGGTGATCGGGAGCTGGCATCCGGAGCATTTCGTGCGGTGCACAGTATCAAAGGAAACGCCGGTCTGTTCGGATGTCACGATATTGCGATAATTTGCCATCATATCGAAAATTTTTTAGACATGGTTCGCAGCCGCGAAATTGTGGCGACGGAGCAACATTTCTCATTTTTGTTGCAGGTGCTGGATTTCGTGCGCATTGGGTTGGATAATTTTGAATACGATGACAAAAATGTGATCGACGGTATCAGCGGCATTATCGGCTTGATTGAAGAGGGGCTCGGCAAACCGTCTACCGATAAAATACCGCAGCCGCAACCGATTTTGAACGCCGAAGTGTTATCCCAAAATGAAGACGAAAAAATTGTGCCGGCATCCGACACAACACCGCAAATAAATGCAATAAAAACGTCGCAGCAGGTGCCGCCGGTTGCTGCTGCACCCGCAGAGAAATCGCCGCCAAGCCGTCCGATTTTTGCCGAACAGCAACCCGCAACGCCAACGGCGACCGTAGCAACAGCGATGGTAAATAAAGTAAAAACGGGGATTGCAGTGACTGTTGCGTCAAAAACAAAACCGGTGACATCCGGAATTGCCAAAACCGGCAGCGAAGTGATTCGGGTGGATGTCGCAAAGCTAAATGAACTGATGGATCTGGTTGGGGAAATCGTCATCGCCGAATCGATGGTGGCGCAACACCCGGAAATTGTCGGTAGAGATTTGCCCGGTTTCGAAAAAGCAGTGATGCATTTGCAAAAAAATATCCGTTCGTTGCAGGAAATGGCCACGGCGATGCGAATGATTCCTCTCGCGGGATTGTTCAAACGGATGATCCGGTTGGTTCGCGATGTGTCCAACAAAGTTGGCAAATCCGTAAATCTGGAAATTCTCGGCGGCGAAACAGAAGTTGATCGTACTGTGATCGAAACGATATCCGATCCGTTGGTGCACATCATTCGCAATTCGATTGACCACGGTATCGAAATGCCGGATGTGCGCCGCAAAAGTGGCAAAAAACCGACCGGAACGGTGGTTTTGGAAGCCAAACAGGTGGGCAGCGAAATTCTGATTTTTATCCGCGATGACGGTCACGGACTCAATCGCGACAAAATTTTGACAAAAGCTCGCGAACGCGGACTTATCACCGGAAATGATGCGGATATGCCGGACAGCAGCGTTTGGCCGCTCATTTTCAAACCGGGATTTTCTACCGCGGAAAAATTGACCGACCTCTCCGGACGCGGTGTGGGAATGGACGTTGTGCTCAAAAATATCGAAAGTATTCGTGGACGTGTGGATGTTGAAAGCGAAGCAGGCAAAGGCACGAGCATAATTTTACGCATTCCGCTAACCACTGCAATTGTCGATGGTATGCAAATGCGGGTTGGCGATGCAATTTACGCGCTGCCAATGATGGACATTCGCGAATCGCTGCAAATAACGCCCGATAATATTGTTACGCTCATCAATGGTGAAGAAATGGTGAAAATTCGCAACAATTTATACCCCGTTTTACGCATTCACGAGCTGCACAACATTAAAAATAGCTGCCGGAAACTGAACGAAGGTTTGGTGGTTCTTGCGGAAAGCAGCGGTAAATCTGTCTGTCTGTTTGTGGATGAACTGATTGGTCAAAAGCAGTTGGTGATCAAGCCCTTGCCCGACTATTCCGGTAATGTGCGGGGTGTTTCCGGCTGCACCATTTTGGGGGATGGTGATATCTGTT